Proteins co-encoded in one Candidatus Korarchaeum sp. genomic window:
- a CDS encoding DNA primase has product MESKKEATHPKYIAKLEVSVNGVVETSDVIGAIFGQLEGLLGPELELKDLQRTGKIGRINIRLRREGEGSKGIVELYSGLDKVRTALLVAAMETIDKVGPYQASFKLIKIVDEREEKRNDIARRAAEILKSWSIEKEDSLRRLIEFVERESAKSNFILYGEEQLPAGRGIEEASEIIVVEGRADVMNLLKYGFDNVIAMGGALERVPKSLEKLIEEKEAIAFVDGDRGGEMVLRTLLEQTDIDYVARAPEGKVVEELTAKEIRKALSSAVPADEVRRELGISPPRARLSIQHEVYEMRPKEINGRMIRIPEMFRGFYERVMNTDKVLLLDENLRVLKETSVAELLNELNESKGVRYIVYDRVVTQRIVDKAYEIGVKAIVGNVAKDIVRKGAGLAIYTIQ; this is encoded by the coding sequence ATGGAGAGTAAGAAGGAGGCTACGCATCCCAAATATATTGCTAAGCTTGAAGTATCGGTAAATGGTGTTGTAGAGACTAGTGATGTCATAGGAGCAATATTCGGGCAGCTAGAGGGTCTTCTAGGTCCTGAATTAGAGCTTAAAGACCTTCAAAGGACTGGAAAAATTGGGAGGATAAATATAAGGCTGAGAAGAGAGGGCGAAGGCTCAAAAGGTATAGTTGAACTATATTCAGGGCTAGATAAGGTGAGAACGGCCCTCCTAGTTGCAGCTATGGAAACGATCGACAAAGTGGGTCCATATCAAGCAAGTTTCAAGCTCATAAAGATAGTGGATGAGAGAGAAGAGAAGAGGAATGATATAGCGAGAAGGGCTGCTGAAATATTAAAGAGTTGGTCAATAGAGAAAGAGGATAGTCTCAGGAGATTAATAGAATTCGTAGAGAGGGAGAGCGCTAAGTCCAACTTCATACTCTATGGGGAAGAGCAATTACCGGCTGGCAGAGGGATAGAGGAAGCATCTGAGATAATAGTAGTGGAGGGAAGGGCTGATGTCATGAACTTACTTAAGTACGGTTTCGATAATGTGATAGCTATGGGAGGGGCTTTGGAAAGAGTTCCTAAATCTCTAGAGAAATTGATAGAAGAGAAGGAGGCTATAGCTTTCGTGGATGGAGATAGAGGTGGCGAAATGGTCCTAAGGACTCTTTTAGAGCAAACAGATATAGATTATGTAGCTAGAGCACCTGAGGGGAAAGTAGTAGAGGAACTGACTGCTAAGGAGATAAGGAAAGCTCTCTCATCAGCTGTCCCAGCAGATGAAGTGAGAAGAGAGCTCGGGATATCCCCACCTAGAGCTAGACTCAGTATCCAACATGAGGTGTATGAAATGAGACCAAAGGAGATAAATGGGAGGATGATCAGGATACCAGAGATGTTCAGGGGATTCTATGAGAGAGTCATGAATACAGATAAAGTCCTCCTCTTGGATGAGAATCTAAGGGTCCTCAAGGAGACTTCAGTCGCAGAACTCCTGAATGAACTGAATGAATCTAAGGGCGTGAGGTACATAGTATATGATAGGGTAGTCACTCAGAGGATAGTCGATAAGGCTTATGAGATCGGTGTTAAGGCGATAGTCGGGAATGTCGCTAAGGATATCGTGAGGAAGGGCGCGGGTCTCGCGATATACACGATCCAGTGA
- a CDS encoding 30S ribosomal protein S17e, with product MGTVRERAIKRVAYKLVKQYPDLWTEDFEHNKRVLSQIAEIKSKVYRNRIAGYITRLKVRERQGTLV from the coding sequence ATGGGGACAGTGAGGGAGAGAGCTATAAAGAGAGTGGCATACAAGCTCGTTAAACAGTACCCCGATTTATGGACCGAGGACTTCGAGCATAATAAGAGGGTCCTATCTCAGATAGCCGAGATAAAATCTAAAGTGTACAGGAATAGAATAGCTGGTTATATAACGAGATTGAAGGTCAGAGAGAGGCAGGGGACTCTCGTATGA
- a CDS encoding nucleotidyltransferase domain-containing protein, with amino-acid sequence MYESFNIKPEGEEVYDEERWELLRRKRDRGAHVLRVLRKIGIVGFVYGSVARGDVRKESDIDVIILDYSLPLSFIEDVLSSELGNPYYREIVQASPKSVPKYHIHFDEELVVSIPLSFLRRSEREFYDFGGKVSLEEIEGDIRKPGVNKELKLIFPVETGHLVLPVIGYESIAARILGVDEGIVKERITILTKRRAVGKTGLYACYRLLPTETVEEALLKLKGVKRWLDERLSREL; translated from the coding sequence GTGTACGAATCATTCAATATAAAGCCTGAGGGAGAGGAGGTCTACGATGAGGAGAGATGGGAGTTGCTGAGGAGGAAGAGGGATAGAGGAGCTCATGTCCTGAGGGTCCTGAGGAAAATCGGTATCGTTGGATTCGTTTACGGGAGTGTCGCGAGGGGTGATGTGAGGAAGGAGAGTGATATCGATGTAATAATATTAGATTATTCCCTCCCCCTGTCCTTCATAGAGGATGTACTCTCTAGTGAGTTGGGCAACCCCTATTACAGGGAGATAGTTCAAGCATCGCCTAAGAGCGTACCAAAGTACCATATACACTTCGATGAGGAACTCGTCGTCTCCATCCCTCTGAGCTTCTTGAGGAGAAGTGAGAGGGAGTTCTATGATTTCGGCGGTAAAGTAAGTTTGGAGGAAATAGAGGGAGATATCAGGAAGCCCGGAGTGAATAAAGAGCTGAAACTCATTTTTCCAGTGGAAACCGGTCACTTAGTACTCCCTGTCATTGGTTATGAGAGCATCGCAGCGAGGATACTGGGTGTCGATGAGGGGATCGTTAAGGAAAGAATAACTATCTTGACTAAAAGGAGAGCCGTTGGAAAGACTGGTTTGTACGCATGCTATAGGCTCTTACCCACTGAAACAGTGGAAGAGGCTCTCCTCAAGCTGAAGGGCGTCAAGAGATGGTTGGATGAGAGATTGAGTAGAGAACTCTGA
- a CDS encoding 30S ribosomal protein S26e, which yields MPKKRKNRGRKLGGSGHERTVQCTQCGRVIPADKAIKVTRWTSPVGGSLGKDLERQGAYISKRLETRYYCVSCAVYLGIVRPRAEEERKEVLPINRPYTKKQVSNLPLKFLKV from the coding sequence ATGCCGAAAAAGAGAAAGAACAGGGGTAGGAAGTTAGGAGGCTCTGGTCACGAGAGGACCGTTCAATGTACACAATGCGGGAGGGTTATACCTGCTGATAAAGCGATCAAGGTGACTAGATGGACATCCCCGGTAGGCGGGAGCTTGGGGAAGGATCTAGAGAGGCAAGGGGCTTATATCTCCAAGAGACTTGAGACTAGGTACTACTGTGTGAGTTGCGCCGTCTACTTGGGTATAGTCAGGCCGAGAGCTGAGGAGGAGAGGAAAGAGGTCTTACCAATAAATAGACCGTATACGAAGAAACAAGTATCCAATCTACCGCTCAAGTTCCTCAAGGTCTGA
- a CDS encoding FAD-binding oxidoreductase: MGGDQILREEVDRYAYSYDSSGVEYIPDAIIRPRKVEEVSIVLEIADKYGVPVTPRGSGTSLVGGPLAVRGGFILDMQGMNRVIEKDDSRGLIRVEAGVKLRDVNRLIDGMFLPINPDGIGFSTIGGMIAEDAASPLSVRYGTMRDHVRGLEIVIPGGQIISLEQPGPPSRRNVMDLIIGSEGTLGVITSALIGLSYRPESSISYSMELNDVSDSLVIYDAIRKAGIDIYGFEVYHNYKELIEEREFIGVEAIGFLEIAGTSECVEKWKGRVESVLAETALEYSEVEAKEVEGIWMRREKIYELCKRKKVSVRVVSMLSYQHSVRDLVQEIDRMSSRMKIPSITVIDPPLGWVIAIFLYNSRDPKEVERTERATSTLIENATSLGASLGFGTGVGIYKLDENYDEGYLSIMKAVKGVLDPHGIMNPEKLI, encoded by the coding sequence TTGGGTGGAGATCAGATACTCAGGGAAGAAGTCGATAGGTATGCTTACTCTTATGACTCCTCTGGAGTTGAGTACATCCCAGATGCTATTATAAGGCCTAGGAAAGTTGAGGAGGTCTCCATAGTGCTAGAGATAGCTGACAAATACGGTGTGCCCGTGACTCCTAGGGGGTCCGGCACCTCTCTCGTAGGGGGACCTCTCGCAGTGAGAGGGGGGTTCATCTTAGATATGCAGGGGATGAATAGAGTAATCGAGAAGGACGATAGCAGAGGCCTCATCAGAGTGGAAGCGGGCGTTAAGTTAAGGGATGTCAATAGATTGATAGATGGGATGTTTTTGCCGATAAATCCGGATGGTATTGGGTTCTCAACGATAGGTGGTATGATAGCTGAGGATGCCGCATCCCCTCTCTCAGTGAGGTACGGGACTATGAGGGATCACGTCAGGGGATTGGAGATCGTCATACCCGGAGGACAAATAATATCTTTGGAGCAACCTGGTCCCCCGAGCAGGAGAAATGTGATGGATTTGATAATAGGATCCGAGGGGACTCTGGGAGTCATAACTTCAGCTCTAATAGGACTCAGTTACAGACCCGAGTCTAGCATCTCGTATTCCATGGAACTGAATGACGTCTCGGATTCTCTAGTAATATATGACGCCATTAGGAAGGCGGGTATCGATATCTACGGGTTCGAAGTCTACCATAACTACAAGGAGTTGATAGAAGAACGGGAGTTCATCGGGGTTGAGGCCATAGGCTTCTTAGAGATAGCTGGAACTAGTGAGTGTGTTGAGAAGTGGAAAGGGAGAGTTGAGAGCGTACTCGCTGAGACAGCTTTGGAGTACAGTGAAGTTGAAGCTAAGGAAGTTGAGGGCATCTGGATGAGGAGGGAGAAGATCTATGAGCTCTGTAAGAGGAAAAAAGTCTCTGTGCGAGTAGTTAGTATGTTATCATATCAACATTCAGTGAGGGATCTCGTCCAAGAGATAGATAGAATGAGCTCCAGGATGAAGATACCATCTATAACAGTGATAGACCCTCCCTTGGGGTGGGTGATCGCGATATTCCTCTATAACTCAAGGGATCCTAAGGAAGTTGAGAGGACTGAGAGAGCTACATCCACTCTGATAGAGAATGCCACTTCTCTAGGTGCATCCCTGGGGTTCGGAACAGGAGTAGGTATCTACAAGTTAGATGAGAACTATGATGAGGGTTACTTAAGCATTATGAAGGCCGTAAAGGGAGTCCTAGACCCTCATGGGATAATGAACCCTGAGAAGCTGATATGA
- a CDS encoding (Fe-S)-binding protein, producing the protein MEVEFEESLSSDFARCISCGGCNIPCPLFNLDRIESSGMRSRIKILSMLSKGKIELTEGILRHIFACANCGICNNYCPVGLRPFDLLVKARDSLIDMGYVPLVTVDIRDSFRKVGTPIADELIKGSWLPPDFQPTRNSEILFFAGCWMHKAIEVALNTMKILGRISGSITTIGPGEPCSGALLYILGEKDLANDAKRNLESVISELSPKRVVSGCPLTVRVYPDLGLMKISSYVLDAIRSEKMRIGKVRGKDTILPIPSCGSDSSFLEVLRSFNNLKILETPEWLCCDCGFTLIYRTDRGLFSKWVQRVLSLAEELGANHIVIEDVGCYAMIMEVMQTRGRLKGIKISHMSGFIMEFLK; encoded by the coding sequence TTGGAAGTTGAATTTGAGGAAAGTCTTTCTTCAGATTTCGCGAGATGTATAAGTTGTGGTGGGTGCAATATACCCTGCCCGCTCTTCAACTTGGATCGGATAGAGAGCTCCGGTATGAGATCGAGAATCAAAATTCTATCAATGCTCTCTAAGGGGAAAATAGAACTAACAGAAGGAATCCTTAGGCATATATTTGCTTGTGCTAACTGTGGAATTTGTAACAATTATTGTCCAGTGGGCTTACGTCCCTTCGATCTCCTCGTTAAGGCCAGGGACTCTCTCATAGATATGGGATACGTCCCCTTGGTCACTGTAGATATAAGGGACTCCTTCAGGAAAGTGGGCACTCCTATCGCTGATGAGCTCATCAAGGGTAGCTGGTTACCACCAGACTTCCAGCCGACGAGGAACTCTGAGATTCTGTTCTTCGCTGGATGTTGGATGCATAAGGCCATAGAAGTTGCCTTGAATACTATGAAGATCCTCGGGAGAATTTCCGGGAGTATCACGACTATAGGACCGGGTGAGCCTTGCTCAGGCGCTCTCTTATACATACTAGGGGAGAAGGACTTAGCTAATGACGCGAAGAGGAATTTAGAGAGCGTGATCTCGGAACTCAGTCCTAAGCGTGTTGTCTCAGGATGTCCGCTTACAGTGAGGGTCTACCCGGATCTCGGTCTCATGAAAATATCCTCGTACGTATTGGACGCTATACGATCTGAGAAGATGAGGATCGGTAAAGTGAGAGGGAAGGATACTATATTGCCGATACCATCGTGCGGGAGCGATAGTTCATTCCTAGAGGTACTAAGAAGTTTCAATAACTTGAAGATCCTTGAAACTCCAGAATGGCTCTGTTGCGATTGTGGTTTCACACTGATCTACAGGACCGATAGGGGTCTTTTCTCCAAGTGGGTTCAGAGAGTGCTATCTCTAGCTGAGGAGCTTGGGGCGAACCATATAGTAATAGAAGATGTTGGATGCTATGCTATGATAATGGAAGTCATGCAGACAAGAGGAAGGCTCAAAGGTATAAAAATTTCACATATGTCTGGATTTATAATGGAATTTTTGAAATAA
- the proS gene encoding proline--tRNA ligase yields MSEREAYEVVPKEEDFSRWFDEVIFKSEILDERYPVKGVYVWLPYGYEIMENIMNIMERLLRQTGHKRVYFPSIIPESVLSREFRFIKGFQDSVFWITKLGRQDAPEKLALRPTSEAIMYEVLSKWISSYRDLPIRIYQIVPIYRYETKATRPMLRVREVAFFKEGHTFHATYEEAVEQVNLEVWIYKSFYDELLIPYIVVKTLPWDTFPGALYNYDIVTIMPDGKALELGSAINFGDLFARTYDLTYMDEDGKRKNVNTTSFGISERSLAAVIAIHGDNRGLRLPPKIAPIQIVIVPIPTRDYEERILEYSREVKSALERNFRVHLDDGEERPGYKFYKWEMKGVPIRIEIGRNELERREVTIFRRDKMERETVPFDELNERIPEILRDIERVLSEQAWSYFKERIFYARSMEELVENVKTKVVSFAWCGKEECAHEVEEKGGYGLLGYEEDALKGRGEKCIVCGDEARHRCWIGRSY; encoded by the coding sequence ATGTCGGAGAGAGAGGCATATGAAGTCGTACCTAAGGAGGAGGACTTCTCTAGATGGTTCGATGAAGTGATCTTCAAGTCAGAGATATTAGATGAGAGGTACCCCGTGAAGGGGGTTTATGTCTGGCTCCCCTATGGATACGAGATCATGGAAAATATAATGAATATAATGGAGAGGCTCCTAAGACAAACTGGACATAAGAGAGTATATTTCCCTTCGATAATCCCTGAAAGCGTCCTCAGTAGGGAGTTTAGGTTTATAAAAGGTTTTCAGGATTCCGTGTTCTGGATAACTAAACTCGGAAGACAGGATGCCCCTGAGAAGCTCGCTCTCAGACCCACTAGTGAGGCTATAATGTATGAGGTCCTCTCTAAATGGATAAGTAGCTACAGGGACCTCCCAATAAGGATCTATCAAATAGTCCCTATCTACAGGTACGAGACTAAGGCCACGAGACCTATGTTGAGAGTTAGGGAAGTTGCGTTCTTCAAGGAGGGTCATACATTCCATGCGACATATGAAGAAGCTGTTGAACAAGTTAATTTGGAGGTCTGGATATACAAGAGTTTCTACGATGAGCTCCTCATCCCCTACATAGTAGTCAAGACGTTACCATGGGACACCTTCCCCGGGGCTCTTTACAACTACGATATAGTCACGATAATGCCTGATGGTAAGGCTTTGGAGCTAGGGAGTGCGATAAACTTCGGTGATCTATTCGCAAGGACTTACGATCTAACTTACATGGATGAGGATGGGAAGAGGAAGAACGTCAATACTACATCCTTCGGGATATCGGAGAGGTCGCTCGCTGCCGTTATAGCAATACACGGGGATAATAGGGGCTTGAGGCTCCCTCCGAAGATAGCACCTATACAGATAGTCATAGTGCCCATCCCAACGAGAGACTATGAGGAGAGGATACTGGAGTACTCGAGGGAAGTGAAGTCCGCACTAGAGAGGAACTTCAGGGTCCATCTGGATGATGGCGAGGAGAGACCGGGCTATAAGTTCTATAAGTGGGAGATGAAAGGCGTCCCCATTAGGATAGAGATCGGGAGGAATGAATTAGAGAGGAGAGAAGTCACAATATTCAGGAGAGATAAGATGGAGAGGGAGACGGTACCCTTCGATGAATTAAATGAGAGGATCCCTGAGATCTTGAGGGATATTGAGAGAGTTCTCTCAGAGCAGGCATGGAGTTACTTTAAGGAGAGGATATTCTATGCTAGGAGTATGGAGGAGCTCGTAGAGAACGTCAAAACTAAGGTAGTGTCTTTTGCATGGTGTGGTAAAGAGGAGTGTGCTCATGAAGTCGAGGAGAAGGGTGGCTACGGTCTCCTAGGGTATGAGGAGGATGCTCTGAAGGGCAGAGGGGAGAAGTGTATTGTTTGTGGCGATGAGGCTAGACATAGGTGTTGGATAGGAAGATCTTACTGA
- the gcvT gene encoding glycine cleavage system aminomethyltransferase GcvT produces the protein MCLADLHRELNAKFFEFAGWEMPMRYTNSLEEAMSVRENCGIFDVSHMGRLIIEGVDAPKFLQKATSNNVDIEIGRSRYTLTLNERGGIKDDNVTFRLSDNKYIFVTNAANRIKILNWFDELLKKWDMSVQVYDATLETFMFAIQGPRAREVFHNVIGTSLKIKKFNLTTMRWKGSELVISRTGYTGEDGYEVIIGDRDLASELFKSLVEAGAKPCGLVARDILRLEAGLVLYGNDIDEDINPIEARLEFAVDLGKDFVGKGAVIDAINKGIERVRVGIVSHSRSAPRRGEGVYAGEERVGIVTSGTFSPTIERGVGMAYIKKEYAEVGRELSVGEERKLKVSVEKMPFYDEKVYGWRRLTSASQEQRD, from the coding sequence TTGTGTCTGGCGGATCTTCATAGGGAGTTGAATGCGAAGTTTTTCGAATTCGCCGGATGGGAAATGCCAATGAGGTATACGAATTCATTAGAAGAAGCGATGTCCGTGAGAGAGAATTGTGGGATATTCGATGTCTCCCATATGGGTAGATTGATTATCGAGGGAGTTGATGCGCCCAAATTCCTTCAGAAGGCGACATCAAATAACGTTGATATCGAAATCGGCAGGAGCAGGTATACGCTCACTCTCAATGAGAGAGGCGGCATAAAGGACGATAACGTGACCTTTAGGTTATCAGACAATAAATATATTTTTGTAACAAATGCAGCAAATAGAATAAAAATATTAAACTGGTTTGATGAATTGTTAAAGAAATGGGATATGAGTGTCCAAGTCTATGATGCGACACTCGAGACTTTCATGTTCGCTATTCAGGGACCTAGAGCGAGAGAAGTTTTCCATAATGTCATCGGGACTTCATTAAAAATAAAAAAATTCAATCTAACTACTATGAGATGGAAGGGAAGCGAACTCGTTATTAGCAGGACTGGATACACCGGGGAGGACGGTTATGAGGTAATAATAGGTGATAGAGACCTAGCCTCAGAGTTATTCAAGTCCTTAGTAGAAGCAGGAGCTAAGCCATGTGGATTAGTCGCCAGAGATATTCTCAGGCTCGAAGCGGGACTTGTCCTCTATGGCAACGATATAGATGAGGATATTAATCCCATAGAGGCTAGGCTCGAGTTCGCTGTCGATCTCGGGAAGGACTTCGTGGGTAAAGGGGCGGTAATTGATGCGATCAATAAGGGTATTGAGAGAGTCAGAGTAGGTATAGTGAGCCACAGCAGGAGCGCCCCAAGGAGGGGTGAAGGTGTGTATGCGGGTGAGGAGAGGGTGGGGATCGTGACGAGTGGAACTTTCAGCCCGACTATAGAGAGGGGCGTAGGGATGGCATACATTAAGAAGGAGTACGCAGAGGTCGGTAGGGAACTCAGCGTGGGGGAGGAGAGGAAGCTGAAAGTGAGTGTTGAGAAGATGCCCTTCTATGATGAAAAGGTCTACGGTTGGAGGAGGCTCACTTCAGCTTCCCAAGAACAACGTGACTGA
- a CDS encoding mRNA surveillance protein pelota, which produces MRILEEDLKKGLIKLRVDNLNDIYWLASIIERGDLITMKTSRRVKQEGIRADSGERIPMILTIEVDKVKLDPYSLRLRISGVVRVGPDKFGIQGQHHTFSVDEGSSLTIVKKEWKKTHLEILKRAESMSERGEILLVAMDDEGATIARADSMRVEEITYIRSRLPSKIDAKGREGEERRYFSEVLDTLRELYSKIKPKAIVIGGPGFFKERFLSYARAKDPEMGEKMREGDASNATFSGVLEMIRRGEADKVLRELDLYRDMAAVEEIFELLSKNSDLVTYGVEEVLEAVNRGAAEIVLISASIFFDPDMRERVFSLIEGCERTRAEFRIINSMSEPGEKLDAIGGIAAKLRYRI; this is translated from the coding sequence GTGAGGATATTAGAGGAGGACCTCAAGAAGGGCTTGATTAAGCTTAGAGTAGATAACTTAAATGACATCTATTGGCTAGCCTCTATAATCGAGAGAGGAGATCTCATTACTATGAAAACATCTAGAAGAGTGAAGCAAGAGGGAATAAGAGCTGATAGCGGTGAGAGAATCCCTATGATACTGACTATAGAGGTCGATAAAGTGAAGCTGGATCCATATTCACTGAGGCTGAGGATATCCGGGGTCGTGAGAGTTGGTCCTGATAAGTTCGGAATTCAGGGACAACATCATACTTTCTCTGTTGATGAAGGATCTTCTTTAACGATAGTAAAGAAAGAATGGAAGAAAACTCACTTAGAGATACTGAAGAGAGCTGAGAGTATGTCGGAGAGGGGAGAGATTCTCCTAGTAGCTATGGATGATGAAGGGGCTACTATAGCGAGAGCAGACTCTATGAGGGTCGAAGAAATCACTTACATAAGGTCGAGATTACCATCTAAGATCGATGCTAAGGGAAGGGAGGGGGAGGAGAGGAGGTACTTCTCGGAAGTTTTAGATACTTTGAGGGAGCTTTACTCTAAGATCAAACCTAAAGCGATAGTGATAGGAGGACCCGGTTTCTTCAAAGAGAGGTTCCTTTCCTACGCGAGAGCGAAGGACCCGGAGATGGGGGAGAAGATGAGGGAAGGGGATGCGAGTAATGCCACATTCTCAGGGGTGCTGGAAATGATAAGGAGAGGGGAAGCAGATAAAGTGCTGAGGGAACTCGATCTTTACAGAGATATGGCTGCTGTTGAGGAGATATTTGAACTACTATCGAAGAATTCTGATTTGGTAACTTATGGAGTTGAAGAAGTACTTGAAGCAGTGAATAGAGGTGCTGCTGAGATTGTCCTCATCTCAGCCTCGATATTCTTCGATCCCGATATGAGGGAGAGGGTATTCTCACTCATCGAGGGGTGTGAGAGGACGAGAGCTGAATTCAGGATAATAAACTCGATGAGTGAACCGGGGGAGAAGCTAGATGCTATAGGCGGAATAGCAGCTAAACTCAGGTACCGGATTTGA
- a CDS encoding 30S ribosomal protein S17, producing the protein MREISEDLIEGIIPPERSCDDDKCPWHGNISLRRSSLEGRVISTKMTRAVTVLIEYLHYDKKYKRYERRRSKIHAHLPPCIEVKEGDFVRIVETRRLAKTVSHVVLGKLK; encoded by the coding sequence ATGAGGGAGATCTCAGAAGATCTTATAGAGGGTATAATCCCACCCGAGAGGAGTTGCGACGATGATAAGTGCCCGTGGCACGGAAACATATCCTTAAGGAGGAGCTCTCTCGAGGGTAGAGTCATAAGCACTAAGATGACTAGGGCTGTCACAGTGTTAATTGAATATTTGCACTACGACAAGAAGTATAAGAGGTATGAGAGGAGGAGAAGTAAGATACATGCGCATTTACCTCCGTGTATCGAAGTTAAGGAGGGGGATTTCGTTAGGATAGTCGAGACTCGTAGATTGGCGAAGACAGTCAGTCACGTTGTTCTTGGGAAGCTGAAGTGA
- a CDS encoding nucleotide sugar dehydrogenase, translated as MRPRMDPSELKEKILSRSAKISVIGQGYIGLPLALLLADSGFSVIGYDVDSKLIEELSIGITRLRNEKGVSDLLLKHLGSRYFPSSDRGRLKGSDVIIVAVPTPRVNGSADLGMLMDAIELASSTINRGGLIVVESTLPPKTFDMLLDEISKAGLKPGEDVFVSYCPERAMPGKLIEELISNYRIIGVKDPISAELSKILYRCFVKGEIEVTDPLTAEITKLVENAYRDVNIAFANEVARICEALGSDVRKVRELVNKHPRVNMLLPGIGVGGSCLTKDPLFLSWVSSENGYSPELIKLARELNESMPAHYAILIDDFIKWKNSGSGTICVLGVTYKGDVADTRESPAKYLISELMKMGHRVRVYDPLVRESFGAKYYDRLEEAVKDVDVIVIVSDHSEFKDMDLLKIRGLAGRGPVLLLDGRLIIDKEKAEASGFIYASVGNISSLKFTRGEAIAFREVISKIPL; from the coding sequence ATGAGACCTAGAATGGATCCATCTGAACTTAAGGAGAAGATACTGAGTAGGAGCGCTAAAATATCTGTGATAGGTCAGGGGTACATAGGCCTTCCCCTAGCTCTACTATTAGCGGATTCAGGGTTCAGTGTGATAGGTTATGACGTTGACTCTAAGCTCATTGAGGAGTTATCTATCGGGATCACCAGGTTGAGAAATGAGAAAGGCGTTAGTGATCTTTTACTGAAGCACTTAGGATCTAGATACTTCCCATCGAGTGATCGGGGGAGATTGAAAGGATCCGACGTGATCATAGTAGCTGTCCCTACTCCGAGAGTCAATGGAAGTGCAGATCTCGGGATGCTGATGGATGCTATCGAGCTCGCATCTTCAACTATAAATAGAGGAGGCCTCATAGTAGTTGAGAGCACACTCCCTCCTAAGACTTTCGATATGCTGCTTGATGAGATAAGTAAAGCGGGCCTCAAGCCCGGGGAGGATGTATTCGTATCCTATTGCCCTGAGAGAGCGATGCCCGGGAAATTGATAGAAGAACTGATATCAAATTATAGGATAATTGGTGTAAAAGATCCCATATCTGCGGAATTATCAAAAATATTATATAGATGTTTCGTTAAGGGAGAGATAGAAGTAACAGATCCTCTCACCGCGGAGATAACTAAGCTCGTCGAGAACGCTTACAGGGATGTGAACATAGCTTTCGCTAATGAAGTAGCGAGGATATGTGAGGCCCTAGGCAGTGATGTAAGGAAGGTCAGGGAACTAGTCAACAAGCATCCTAGAGTGAATATGCTCTTACCTGGTATTGGAGTCGGTGGAAGTTGCCTCACAAAAGATCCTCTATTCCTATCATGGGTCTCAAGTGAGAATGGATATTCACCTGAGTTAATAAAGCTAGCTAGAGAGCTAAATGAATCTATGCCAGCTCACTACGCTATTCTAATAGATGACTTCATCAAATGGAAGAATTCTGGGAGCGGAACTATATGCGTCCTCGGCGTGACTTACAAAGGAGATGTTGCTGATACTAGGGAGTCCCCCGCTAAATACCTAATAAGCGAGCTGATGAAGATGGGTCACAGAGTGAGAGTCTATGACCCTCTCGTGAGGGAATCTTTCGGGGCGAAATATTACGATAGGTTAGAAGAGGCCGTGAAGGATGTTGATGTGATAGTGATAGTGAGTGATCATAGCGAGTTCAAGGATATGGATCTCCTTAAAATAAGAGGATTGGCTGGTAGAGGTCCCGTATTACTCCTGGATGGAAGACTAATAATAGATAAGGAGAAGGCGGAAGCCTCAGGTTTCATCTACGCTTCTGTTGGTAATATATCATCCTTGAAGTTTACTAGGGGCGAGGCGATCGCCTTCAGAGAGGTTATTTCAAAAATTCCATTATAA